The Aythya fuligula isolate bAytFul2 chromosome 7, bAytFul2.pri, whole genome shotgun sequence genome has a window encoding:
- the LOC116491653 gene encoding pulmonary surfactant-associated protein A-like, whose product MLSPQMFHRLLAVALFLLPCSARGNPTRKFLVPGFRISPEKGIAQGFISGFKSLPGNEMGDVILQIEDRISKLERVLHLEGMITASEGKIFATNGKTADFHTTVKTCEEAGGSIATPRNAGENDAILYFVKQFNRYAYLGIKESLIPGKFQFLDGAEPSYTNWHSNEPSGKGEEECVEMYTDGTWNNKKCNQNRLTVCQF is encoded by the exons ATGCTGTCACCACAGATGTTCCACAGACTCCTAGCAGTGGCTCTTTTCCTGCTCCCCTGCAGTGCTCGAGGTAACCCAACACGCAAGTTCCTGGTGCCTGGTTTCAGGATCTCACCTGAAAAGGGGATAGCTCAAGGCTTTATATCAG GCTTCAAATCACTTCCTGGCAATGAAATGGGAGATGTCATCCTTCAAATAGAAGATCGGATTTCCAAACTTGAAAGAG TCCTCCACTTGGAAGGAATGATAACAgcatctgaaggaaaaatatttgctaccAATGGGAAAACTGCTGATTTCCACACCACAGTGAAAACATGTGAAGAGGCTGGGGGGTCTATTGCTACTCCAAGGAACGCAGGCGAGAACGATGCCATTCTGTACTTCGTGAAGCAGTTCAATAGGTACGCCTACCTAGGGATAAAGGAATCTCTAATTCCAGGCAAATTCCAGTTCCTGGATGGTGCTGAACCAAGCTATACCAACTGGCATTCAAACGAGCCTTCAggcaaaggggaagaggagtgCGTGGAGATGTACACCGATGGCACTTGGAATAACAAAAAGTGCAACCAGAATCGCCTTACTGTCTGCCAGTTCTAG